The Dasania marina DSM 21967 genome contains a region encoding:
- a CDS encoding gluconate 2-dehydrogenase subunit 3 family protein: MNTTRRNFLKSSTLALSFVVGAKTLLLSPRQAYALSIPLQILSESEATILEVLAEAIVPGARVAGIRHFIDSQLNADVDSSLLMIRYLGVPAPYLGFYTNGLRSSEEQAQARHKKNIAALNITELSPIIDDMAEGNVNNWSGPPASFFFFVLRSDAADVVYGTQEGFDRLDIPYMPHILPEQPW; the protein is encoded by the coding sequence ATGAATACAACGCGTCGTAATTTTTTAAAATCTTCAACCTTGGCCTTGTCATTTGTTGTTGGTGCAAAAACCTTGCTGTTATCTCCTCGGCAGGCGTATGCACTCAGTATTCCTTTGCAGATACTAAGTGAGTCAGAGGCTACCATTTTAGAAGTCTTGGCTGAGGCGATTGTGCCGGGGGCCAGAGTTGCTGGAATTCGGCATTTTATTGATAGCCAGCTGAATGCTGATGTTGATAGTAGTTTGTTGATGATTCGTTACTTAGGTGTGCCAGCGCCTTATCTTGGGTTTTATACCAATGGTTTACGAAGTTCCGAGGAACAGGCTCAGGCAAGACATAAAAAAAACATAGCAGCGCTTAATATAACGGAGTTATCTCCAATAATTGACGACATGGCTGAAGGGAACGTTAACAACTGGTCGGGCCCACCTGCCAGTTTTTTCTTTTTTGTATTGCGGTCTGATGCTGCTGATGTTGTCTACGGTACGCAAGAGGGGTTTGATCGTTTGGATATCCCTTATATGCCGCATATTCTTCCTGAACAGCCTTGGTAA
- a CDS encoding LLM class flavin-dependent oxidoreductase, whose amino-acid sequence MTNLMKQKAGFKLGTFSSNCSSGMTVTKSPDRWVNSWENNLKLGKMLDDAGIDFMLPIARWIGYGGETDFHNDVLETITWATALLASTKNITVFGTVHTAANHPVVVAKQIATMDHIGQGRSGLNIVAGWNKPEYEALGLTLPDDHETRYGYSQEWFDIVEKLWTSEEYFDWDGKYFKLKHVVGNPKPVGSRPPILNAAGSEIGRAFATDNADYLFTPAIDLSRSVGEIKELKALAATKKRDVGVLTFSHVICRETEAEATALRDRLMGDLADWEAVDNLVNLQFAHAQSFPHDLLAQIKNLFAMGHGGFPLVGTPRQVADGIITLHETGFAGTTLSFVDYVEEFPYFRDQVLPLLADAGIR is encoded by the coding sequence ATGACCAACCTCATGAAACAAAAAGCCGGGTTTAAGCTGGGCACATTTTCGTCGAATTGTTCATCTGGGATGACGGTGACAAAATCACCTGATCGCTGGGTAAATAGTTGGGAAAATAACCTCAAACTGGGAAAAATGCTGGATGACGCCGGTATTGATTTTATGCTGCCCATTGCACGCTGGATTGGTTACGGCGGCGAGACAGACTTTCACAACGATGTGCTTGAAACTATTACATGGGCCACGGCGCTGCTGGCCTCGACCAAAAATATAACCGTTTTTGGAACCGTACACACGGCGGCTAACCACCCGGTGGTGGTGGCTAAGCAGATTGCGACCATGGATCATATCGGGCAGGGACGTTCGGGACTGAACATCGTGGCTGGCTGGAATAAGCCTGAATATGAAGCGCTGGGGCTGACGCTGCCGGACGATCACGAAACACGCTATGGTTATTCGCAAGAGTGGTTTGATATCGTCGAAAAACTATGGACGTCAGAAGAGTATTTCGACTGGGATGGTAAATATTTCAAGCTCAAACATGTTGTGGGTAACCCTAAACCAGTAGGTAGCAGGCCGCCGATTCTTAATGCGGCGGGGTCCGAGATTGGGCGTGCCTTTGCGACGGATAACGCTGACTACCTGTTCACGCCAGCCATTGATCTAAGCCGTTCTGTGGGAGAGATCAAAGAATTGAAGGCACTGGCCGCCACCAAGAAACGTGATGTTGGGGTTCTAACCTTTAGTCATGTGATTTGCCGCGAGACAGAAGCAGAGGCAACCGCGCTGCGGGATCGCTTGATGGGGGACCTAGCTGATTGGGAGGCCGTCGATAATCTAGTGAACTTGCAATTTGCCCATGCGCAAAGCTTCCCACATGATTTACTGGCGCAGATCAAGAACCTCTTTGCTATGGGCCACGGTGGGTTTCCGCTGGTTGGCACACCGCGCCAAGTTGCGGATGGCATTATCACGTTGCATGAAACTGGCTTTGCCGGCACCACACTGTCCTTTGTTGATTATGTTGAGGAATTCCCATACTTCCGTGACCAGGTACTGCCGCTTTTGGCAGACGCGGGGATTAGATAA
- a CDS encoding flavin reductase family protein: MASPSAEDFTGAMRALVGNCSVITVGEGQDRSGLIVTSAISLSADPPLLLVCVSRSSSSWPLLKQYGRFGWSSLGAGHQRVAEQFAGFGGVKGTDRYEGAEWETAVTGAVLLKGAPAAFDCEVDEIIDRDTHSIVIARVRAIKETPDAGALIYWNGAFQTLN; the protein is encoded by the coding sequence ATGGCCAGCCCATCCGCCGAGGACTTTACCGGTGCGATGCGTGCGTTGGTAGGTAATTGTTCGGTTATCACGGTAGGTGAGGGGCAGGACAGGTCAGGCTTAATTGTGACGTCGGCCATTTCACTCAGTGCTGACCCGCCTTTGCTGCTGGTTTGTGTGAGCCGGAGCTCGTCAAGCTGGCCGTTGCTTAAACAATACGGTCGGTTTGGCTGGTCGTCGCTTGGAGCTGGCCATCAACGTGTGGCTGAACAATTTGCAGGATTTGGTGGCGTCAAAGGCACTGATCGTTATGAGGGAGCCGAGTGGGAAACTGCGGTCACCGGAGCGGTATTGTTGAAGGGTGCCCCGGCAGCTTTTGATTGTGAGGTCGACGAAATAATTGATAGAGATACCCATTCCATTGTGATTGCTCGGGTTCGGGCAATCAAAGAAACGCCGGATGCAGGGGCATTGATTTATTGGAACGGGGCGTTTCAAACTCTGAACTAG
- a CDS encoding TonB-dependent receptor: MNKKALTSCIVAITTGLVSPVVLSATILEEVIITAQKREQNMQDVGISVTAFTGDQMKAMGVTQSFDVAAFTPGVHISGNLAGQNTQFSIRGVTQNDFNDIVEAPNAVYLDEGYLAIAQAQSFSVFDIQRVEILKGPQGTLFGRNATGGLAHYISNKPNFDVVEGFIDITIGEYDTPANANVYTLEAAVGGPITDTVAGRVAIRKNLQDGYLKNLYSESDAFNPSPGEGAGADLGDDDTEAARISLAFKPTDTLDISLSANYASSEVGTGPFQAKSTIAVLDANGEIVNVIDTPPDETRLSIQGNGDGGANTFDGSQSLPGGGIGLGGRSTPGGDFFGYLDPDGDDFTFSGDFAFKDQGSTDTWGLNANVQWALNDDVTFTSITDYKEYDKLLFIDVDAAPVNQLANYAGVDASSFTQEFRLNGGTENSRWVAGFFFLNIDNHSDNGLKGSANSILGAAPNAPIDIGVVADLETNSYSVFGHYEYDFAEDFTLITGLRVIQEEKDFEVDIGVFSSFSNFSVNQGELLNNPLGAGSPFHEKADKSDTLWAGKIQLDYRLNDDTLMYAGVNRGVKSGSFNAPLLGAFLGSGGVDALPYDEEVLISYEMGLKTTFHDGRTRFNVNAFYYDYSDYQAFLFVGVGGVVVNADAENYGIEVELQSNPMDGLDLMFSASWFDATVKDIPLRSGSPLPPRDVDPTYAPEFQATGLIRYEWESFSGGTMAVQADVSYSDEYYYNLRNFDADKFDSYVMSNARVSWLSVEEKWELALSVKNITDERAGLQGFDLATLCGCNEVSYRAPRLYAVNVKYSF; this comes from the coding sequence ATGAATAAAAAAGCACTTACTAGTTGTATTGTTGCAATAACAACGGGTCTGGTTAGCCCTGTTGTACTCTCGGCTACTATTCTTGAAGAGGTAATTATTACTGCTCAAAAACGTGAGCAGAATATGCAGGACGTTGGTATTTCTGTGACGGCGTTTACCGGTGATCAAATGAAGGCGATGGGGGTTACCCAGAGCTTTGATGTGGCGGCGTTTACACCGGGTGTTCATATCAGTGGTAACCTCGCAGGTCAAAATACCCAGTTTTCAATCCGGGGTGTTACACAAAACGATTTTAACGATATTGTTGAGGCGCCTAATGCGGTTTACCTTGATGAAGGCTATTTGGCGATAGCTCAAGCACAATCCTTTTCGGTTTTTGATATCCAGCGGGTAGAAATACTCAAGGGCCCGCAGGGGACATTATTTGGGCGTAATGCTACGGGTGGTCTTGCCCATTATATTTCCAACAAACCTAATTTTGATGTGGTAGAAGGTTTTATAGATATCACTATCGGGGAATACGATACGCCAGCTAATGCCAATGTTTATACCTTGGAGGCGGCTGTTGGTGGGCCGATAACAGATACTGTTGCGGGCAGGGTAGCCATTCGTAAAAATTTGCAGGATGGGTATTTAAAAAACCTTTATTCAGAAAGTGACGCTTTTAATCCTTCTCCGGGTGAGGGTGCCGGCGCTGATCTTGGTGATGACGATACAGAAGCTGCACGTATAAGCCTTGCTTTTAAGCCTACCGATACCTTAGATATTAGTCTGTCAGCCAATTATGCGTCGTCTGAAGTAGGCACCGGGCCTTTCCAAGCAAAATCCACCATTGCGGTACTTGATGCTAATGGTGAGATTGTTAATGTCATTGATACCCCGCCCGATGAAACTCGATTGAGTATTCAAGGTAATGGGGATGGTGGCGCGAATACGTTCGATGGTAGCCAGTCTTTGCCCGGTGGGGGTATTGGTTTGGGCGGGCGTTCAACTCCCGGCGGTGATTTTTTTGGTTATTTAGATCCTGATGGCGACGACTTTACCTTCTCTGGTGATTTTGCATTTAAAGATCAAGGGTCGACAGATACCTGGGGGCTTAATGCCAATGTGCAATGGGCGCTTAATGATGATGTTACCTTCACCTCCATTACCGATTATAAAGAATACGATAAATTACTTTTTATTGATGTTGATGCTGCCCCCGTCAATCAGCTTGCAAATTATGCGGGTGTCGATGCTAGCAGCTTCACCCAAGAGTTCCGCCTCAACGGCGGTACTGAGAACAGCCGTTGGGTGGCAGGATTTTTCTTCCTGAATATTGATAACCACTCAGATAACGGATTAAAGGGATCTGCAAATAGTATTTTGGGTGCGGCACCCAATGCGCCAATTGATATTGGTGTCGTTGCTGACCTTGAGACCAATTCTTACAGCGTATTTGGCCACTATGAATATGACTTTGCTGAGGACTTTACTCTGATTACCGGTTTGCGGGTTATTCAGGAGGAAAAAGACTTCGAAGTGGATATTGGTGTATTTTCCTCCTTTAGTAACTTCAGTGTTAATCAAGGTGAACTTCTTAATAATCCGCTTGGAGCGGGGTCCCCTTTCCATGAAAAAGCCGATAAGTCAGATACTTTGTGGGCAGGGAAGATACAGTTAGATTACCGGCTTAACGATGACACTCTGATGTATGCCGGCGTTAATCGTGGTGTGAAATCGGGTAGTTTTAATGCACCGTTGTTGGGGGCATTTTTGGGTTCGGGTGGTGTTGACGCGCTTCCTTATGATGAAGAAGTTTTGATTTCCTATGAGATGGGGCTTAAGACGACGTTCCATGACGGCCGAACTCGCTTCAATGTAAACGCTTTTTACTATGATTATAGTGACTATCAAGCCTTTTTGTTTGTCGGTGTTGGTGGTGTGGTTGTCAATGCCGATGCAGAAAATTATGGTATTGAAGTCGAGCTGCAATCTAACCCTATGGACGGCTTAGATCTTATGTTCAGTGCGAGTTGGTTTGATGCAACGGTTAAAGATATTCCTTTGCGAAGCGGTTCGCCGCTGCCACCACGGGATGTTGATCCTACCTATGCGCCAGAGTTTCAAGCGACAGGTTTGATTCGTTATGAGTGGGAATCTTTTTCCGGCGGCACTATGGCTGTTCAAGCCGATGTGAGCTACTCCGATGAGTACTATTATAATTTGCGTAACTTTGATGCTGACAAATTCGATAGTTATGTGATGTCGAATGCGCGTGTTAGCTGGTTATCTGTTGAAGAAAAGTGGGAACTAGCATTGTCGGTTAAAAACATCACTGATGAGCGTGCAGGTCTTCAAGGATTTGATCTGGCGACATTGTGTGGTTGTAACGAAGTCTCTTACCGAGCCCCCCGTTTATATGCTGTTAATGTGAAATACTCTTTTTAA